A region of Planococcus sp. MSAK28401 DNA encodes the following proteins:
- the gltX gene encoding glutamate--tRNA ligase — translation MTQETRVRYAPSPTGHLHIGGARTALFNYLYARHMNGKFIIRIEDTDTARNIETGIMSQIDNLKWLGIEHDESIDVGGEYGPYRQMERLDIYKKYADELLEKGDIYKCFCTPDTLEKEREAQRASGVAAPQYSGTCRNLTAEEVAEKEAAGETYSLRMKVPADVTYKFDDMVRGEISFESKDVGDWVVVKTNGIPTYNFAVVIDDHLMKITHVFRGEEHLSNTPKQQMVYDSFDWGHPTYGHMTLIVNEDRKKLSKRDESIIQFISQYKDLGYIPEALFNFFALLGWSPEGEEEIFSKEELIRIFDTERLSKSPSMFDKQKLTWMNNQYIKQMSLEEVVGLALPHLQKAGKLPEELSVEQAEWAEKLIALYHDQLSFGAEIVELSDLFFTDDLHYGEAEKEVLSGEQVPEVMAAFKEQLASLDAFEPAEIKSAIKAVQKATGHKGKNLFMPIRVVTTGQTHGPELPDAISLLGKEKAIARVGQYAGA, via the coding sequence ATGACACAAGAAACACGCGTACGCTATGCACCGAGCCCGACTGGACATTTACATATCGGCGGAGCCCGCACAGCGCTATTTAATTATTTATATGCCCGCCATATGAATGGCAAATTCATCATCCGCATCGAAGACACGGATACAGCCCGCAATATTGAAACGGGCATCATGTCCCAGATCGACAACTTGAAATGGCTCGGCATCGAGCACGACGAATCGATTGATGTGGGCGGGGAATACGGCCCGTATCGCCAAATGGAGCGTTTGGATATTTACAAAAAATATGCCGATGAGCTCTTGGAAAAAGGCGATATCTATAAATGTTTCTGTACGCCGGATACACTCGAGAAAGAACGTGAAGCCCAGCGCGCCTCTGGTGTTGCCGCTCCTCAATACAGCGGGACTTGCCGCAATTTGACGGCCGAAGAAGTCGCTGAAAAAGAAGCGGCTGGCGAGACGTATTCTCTTCGCATGAAAGTGCCGGCGGATGTCACCTATAAATTCGATGACATGGTGCGCGGCGAGATTTCATTTGAATCAAAAGATGTCGGCGACTGGGTCGTCGTGAAGACGAACGGCATTCCGACGTATAACTTCGCAGTGGTCATCGATGACCATTTGATGAAGATTACCCACGTGTTCCGCGGCGAAGAGCATTTGTCGAACACACCGAAACAGCAGATGGTCTACGATTCGTTCGACTGGGGTCATCCGACTTACGGGCATATGACTTTGATCGTCAACGAAGATCGCAAGAAGCTATCGAAGCGCGACGAGTCGATCATCCAATTCATTTCCCAGTACAAAGACCTCGGTTATATTCCAGAAGCGCTGTTTAACTTCTTTGCGCTGCTCGGCTGGTCTCCAGAAGGCGAAGAAGAGATTTTCTCGAAAGAAGAATTGATCCGCATTTTCGACACAGAGCGTTTGTCGAAATCGCCGTCGATGTTCGATAAGCAAAAATTGACGTGGATGAACAACCAATACATCAAGCAAATGTCACTTGAAGAAGTCGTCGGGCTGGCGTTGCCGCATCTTCAAAAAGCGGGCAAGCTGCCGGAGGAGTTATCTGTTGAGCAAGCCGAGTGGGCAGAGAAATTGATCGCCTTGTACCATGACCAATTGAGTTTCGGCGCAGAAATCGTCGAATTGTCCGACTTGTTCTTTACGGATGATCTTCATTACGGCGAAGCCGAAAAAGAAGTCTTAAGCGGCGAGCAGGTACCGGAAGTCATGGCTGCTTTCAAAGAGCAACTGGCATCTTTAGATGCGTTCGAGCCGGCTGAAATCAAATCCGCGATCAAAGCGGTACAAAAAGCGACCGGCCATAAAGGAAAAAACCTCTTCATGCCGATCCGCGTTGTGACGACAGGGCAGACACATGGCCCCGAATTGCCGGATGCAATTTCGCTTCTTGGCAAGGAAAAAGCGATTGCGCGCGTTGGCCAATACGCAGGGGCATAA
- the cysE gene encoding serine O-acetyltransferase, with product MWKLLKEDIDVIFEQDPAARSYFEVVLTYAGLHAIWAHRLAHFFFKKKLFFIARAISQISRFFTGIEIHPGAVIGRRLFIDHGMGVVVGETCEIGNDVTLYQGVTLGGTGKERGKRHPTLADNVLVATGAKVLGSITVGENSKVGAGSVVLKDVPPNSTVVGIPGKVVIQDGVKVKNRDLNHQNMPDPVMDKCDGMEMKIAALQREVEQLKRENNQHQEEGKLL from the coding sequence ATGTGGAAATTATTGAAAGAAGATATTGATGTTATTTTTGAACAAGACCCTGCTGCCCGCAGTTATTTTGAAGTGGTACTGACTTATGCCGGACTGCACGCCATCTGGGCCCACCGTTTAGCGCATTTCTTCTTCAAGAAGAAACTGTTTTTTATCGCGCGGGCGATTTCCCAAATCAGCCGCTTTTTCACAGGAATTGAAATCCATCCAGGCGCCGTCATCGGCCGTCGGTTGTTTATCGACCATGGCATGGGAGTTGTCGTCGGGGAGACGTGTGAAATCGGCAACGATGTGACGCTCTATCAAGGCGTCACTCTTGGCGGAACTGGCAAAGAACGCGGCAAGCGCCATCCGACACTCGCAGATAACGTGCTGGTCGCGACAGGCGCAAAAGTGCTCGGCTCAATTACGGTCGGTGAAAACTCCAAAGTCGGAGCGGGTTCGGTCGTTTTGAAAGACGTGCCCCCGAATTCAACGGTTGTCGGCATTCCAGGAAAAGTCGTCATCCAGGACGGCGTCAAAGTAAAAAACAGAGACTTGAACCACCAGAACATGCCGGATCCAGTCATGGACAAATGCGATGGCATGGAAATGAAGATCGCCGCCTTGCAGCGTGAAGTGGAACAGCTGAAAAGAGAAAACAACCAGCACCAGGAAGAAGGGAAGTTATTATGA
- the cysS gene encoding cysteine--tRNA ligase, whose product MSIQIFNSLTRQKEAFVPLEEGKVKMYVCGPTVYNYIHIGNARPVIVYDTVRRYLEYRGYDVKYVSNFTDVDDKLIKAANELGEEVPEIAERFITAYFDNTKALGCAEADVHPRVTGHMPQIVEFIEALIEKGYAYESQGDVYYHTRKFDGYGKLSHQSVDELKIGARIEAGDKKQDALDFVLWKAAKPGEISWESPWGKGRPGWHIECSVMAREHLGDTIDIHAGGQDLTFPHHENEIAQSEAYTGKPFARYWMHNGYINIENEKMSKSLNNFVLVNDILKELDPQVLRLFMLSVHYRHPINYSKGLVEDAKAGMERIRTAYGNVKHRLENSAGLGDHNDIWLSKIEAIKQEFIETMDDDFNTANAISKLFDLSKLANTYLLEKQTAEPVLQTFIDVFDELAGVLGLPFAQSELLDAEIEALLEERIEARKNRDFARSDEIRDQLKEQNIILEDTAQGTRWKRG is encoded by the coding sequence ATGAGTATCCAGATTTTTAATTCATTGACGCGCCAAAAAGAAGCGTTCGTGCCGCTTGAAGAAGGCAAAGTGAAAATGTATGTGTGCGGGCCAACCGTCTATAATTACATCCATATCGGAAACGCACGCCCGGTCATCGTGTATGACACGGTGCGCCGTTACTTGGAATACCGCGGGTACGACGTGAAATATGTATCAAATTTCACGGATGTCGACGATAAATTGATCAAAGCGGCAAATGAACTTGGCGAGGAAGTGCCGGAAATTGCAGAACGCTTTATCACTGCATATTTCGACAACACGAAAGCGCTCGGCTGCGCAGAAGCGGATGTCCATCCGCGTGTCACCGGCCATATGCCGCAAATCGTTGAGTTTATCGAAGCACTCATCGAAAAAGGCTATGCATATGAATCACAAGGCGATGTTTATTACCATACGCGTAAATTCGATGGATATGGGAAATTATCCCATCAGTCAGTGGATGAATTGAAGATCGGTGCCCGCATCGAAGCGGGAGATAAAAAGCAGGATGCGCTGGATTTCGTTTTATGGAAAGCGGCAAAACCTGGCGAAATTTCCTGGGAAAGCCCATGGGGCAAGGGACGCCCCGGCTGGCATATCGAATGCTCGGTAATGGCAAGAGAACACCTCGGCGATACGATCGACATCCATGCCGGCGGGCAGGATTTGACTTTCCCGCACCACGAAAATGAAATCGCCCAATCGGAAGCTTATACTGGCAAGCCGTTTGCGCGTTATTGGATGCATAACGGGTATATTAATATTGAAAACGAAAAAATGTCCAAGTCGTTGAATAACTTCGTACTGGTCAATGACATTTTAAAAGAACTCGACCCGCAAGTATTGCGCCTGTTCATGCTGTCGGTTCATTATCGCCATCCGATCAATTACTCCAAAGGATTAGTAGAAGACGCAAAAGCGGGGATGGAGCGGATCCGTACGGCTTATGGCAATGTCAAACACCGCTTGGAGAATTCAGCCGGCCTTGGCGACCATAACGATATTTGGCTGTCGAAAATTGAAGCGATCAAGCAGGAATTCATCGAAACGATGGACGATGATTTCAACACGGCGAATGCCATTTCGAAGCTGTTCGACCTGTCGAAACTTGCGAATACGTACCTGCTTGAGAAACAGACGGCTGAACCGGTTCTTCAAACTTTCATTGATGTGTTTGATGAGTTGGCGGGAGTTCTTGGCTTGCCATTCGCGCAATCGGAGCTTTTGGATGCGGAGATTGAAGCATTATTGGAAGAGCGCATCGAAGCACGCAAAAACCGCGATTTTGCAAGATCTGATGAAATCCGCGACCAATTGAAAGAACAGAACATCATTTTGGAAGACACAGCGCAAGGCACGCGCTGGAAGAGGGGCTAA
- a CDS encoding Mini-ribonuclease 3: MVLRKQDVDQLNALALAYMGDAVYETAVRAHLLHAGRVKPNILHRSSTAFVSAKSQALILKRFVDEGVLTETELAIMRRGRNAKSGSVPRNTDVQTYNFSTAFEAVLGWLYLKEEQERLDELINYAISIAEEPRGVVK, encoded by the coding sequence ATGGTATTGAGAAAACAAGACGTTGACCAATTGAATGCCTTGGCACTCGCTTATATGGGAGACGCCGTTTACGAGACAGCAGTGCGTGCACACTTGCTTCACGCAGGCCGTGTCAAGCCGAATATCCTTCACCGGTCATCGACGGCATTTGTTTCGGCTAAGTCCCAGGCGCTCATTTTGAAGCGCTTTGTCGATGAAGGGGTCCTGACCGAAACAGAACTTGCCATCATGCGGAGGGGCCGCAATGCAAAATCCGGTTCGGTGCCGAGAAATACCGATGTCCAGACCTATAATTTCAGCACCGCCTTTGAAGCGGTGCTCGGCTGGTTGTACTTAAAAGAAGAGCAGGAGCGGCTGGATGAATTGATCAATTATGCAATCAGCATCGCCGAAGAGCCGAGAGGAGTGGTCAAATGA
- the rlmB gene encoding 23S rRNA (guanosine(2251)-2'-O)-methyltransferase RlmB, which produces MTEETPEIIGGKNPVLEALRAKRDINKIWIAEGVQKKGIAELLQLAKEQKVLVQFVPKKKIDGLTDTNHQGIAAAVAAYRYAELEELFAKAQDKQEDPFFLILDELEDPHNLGSIMRTADAVGAHGLIIPQRRAVGLTGVVAKSSTGAIEHVPVVRVNNLSQTVDELKKRGVWIAGTDAKESADYRRMDATLPLAVIIGSEGKGMSRILRDKCDFLYQLPMVGHVTSLNASVAASLLMYEVYRKRHPLG; this is translated from the coding sequence ATGACAGAGGAAACGCCTGAAATCATCGGAGGAAAAAATCCGGTGTTAGAAGCATTGCGCGCCAAGCGCGACATCAATAAAATCTGGATCGCGGAAGGCGTCCAGAAAAAAGGCATTGCAGAACTTCTGCAATTGGCGAAAGAACAGAAAGTGCTGGTGCAGTTCGTCCCGAAAAAGAAAATTGACGGACTGACCGATACGAATCACCAAGGAATTGCCGCAGCGGTCGCGGCTTACCGCTATGCGGAATTGGAAGAGTTGTTTGCGAAAGCCCAGGACAAGCAAGAAGATCCGTTCTTCCTCATCCTCGATGAACTGGAAGACCCACATAATCTAGGATCGATCATGCGCACGGCAGATGCAGTGGGCGCTCACGGCTTGATCATCCCGCAGCGTCGTGCAGTCGGCTTGACCGGCGTTGTCGCGAAATCATCGACCGGGGCGATTGAACACGTGCCGGTTGTGCGCGTCAATAATCTATCGCAGACTGTCGATGAATTGAAGAAGCGCGGCGTGTGGATCGCGGGAACGGATGCAAAAGAATCGGCAGACTACCGGCGCATGGATGCGACCTTGCCGCTTGCCGTCATCATCGGCAGTGAAGGCAAAGGCATGAGCCGCATCTTGCGCGACAAATGCGACTTCCTTTATCAATTGCCGATGGTCGGCCATGTGACATCCTTGAACGCGTCGGTGGCGGCGAGCTTGTTGATGTATGAAGTCTATCGCAAGCGCCATCCACTAGGGTGA
- a CDS encoding NYN domain-containing protein — protein MNILLVDGYNIIGDWEELKALKKERLADARDRLIERMAEYQGFKGWRVIVVFDAHLVPGIEAKNLHSEVEVIFTRSSETADERIEKLAISLNSRRDQIYVATSDSTEQWVIFAKGALRISARELEIEMEEIDKRIAKKVREIQEQRSISKIPLEGEVAEIFEKWRRGLK, from the coding sequence ATGAATATTCTGCTGGTGGATGGCTATAACATCATTGGCGATTGGGAAGAACTGAAAGCGCTGAAGAAAGAACGCTTGGCGGATGCACGCGACCGGCTCATCGAACGGATGGCCGAATACCAAGGATTCAAAGGATGGCGGGTCATTGTAGTGTTCGATGCCCACCTGGTGCCGGGCATCGAAGCGAAAAATTTGCACAGTGAAGTGGAAGTCATTTTCACCCGTTCCAGCGAGACAGCCGATGAACGAATTGAAAAACTGGCGATCAGCCTGAATAGCCGGCGCGACCAAATTTACGTCGCCACATCCGATTCCACCGAGCAATGGGTAATTTTTGCTAAAGGGGCTTTGCGCATCTCTGCGCGTGAATTGGAAATCGAGATGGAGGAAATTGACAAGCGCATCGCCAAGAAAGTGCGTGAGATCCAAGAGCAGCGCTCCATCTCCAAGATTCCGCTTGAAGGAGAAGTGGCAGAAATTTTCGAAAAATGGCGAAGAGGCCTTAAATGA
- the sigH gene encoding RNA polymerase sporulation sigma factor SigH, which yields MENFEQVRNRNFSELADEELVGLVHSGNTEALDFLITKFRPFVRMKARSYFLIGADKEDIIQEGMIGLYKAIRDFRSDKLSSFRAFAELCIVRQIITAIKTATRQKHIPLNSYVSLDKPIYDEESDRTLMDVLAGSGADDPEELMIHNEEFRYMEGKMDEVLSELEREVLTLYLDGQSYQEISEKLERHVKSIDNALQRVKRKLERHLQASESRSS from the coding sequence GTGGAAAATTTTGAGCAAGTTCGCAACCGTAACTTTAGTGAATTGGCAGATGAAGAACTTGTCGGTCTGGTCCATAGCGGCAACACGGAAGCCTTGGATTTTCTCATCACCAAGTTCCGTCCGTTTGTGCGGATGAAAGCCCGTTCCTATTTTCTCATCGGCGCAGATAAAGAAGACATCATCCAGGAAGGAATGATCGGCTTGTACAAAGCCATCCGTGACTTCAGGAGTGATAAACTTTCTTCATTCCGCGCATTTGCGGAGCTATGCATTGTCCGCCAGATCATCACGGCGATCAAGACAGCCACTCGCCAGAAGCATATCCCGCTGAATTCCTATGTCTCTCTCGACAAGCCGATTTATGACGAAGAGTCGGACCGGACATTGATGGATGTGCTCGCTGGAAGTGGCGCGGACGATCCGGAAGAGCTGATGATCCATAACGAAGAATTCCGTTATATGGAAGGCAAGATGGACGAAGTGCTGAGTGAACTGGAACGGGAAGTGTTGACGCTATATCTCGATGGGCAGTCTTATCAGGAAATCTCTGAAAAGCTGGAACGGCATGTAAAATCGATCGACAATGCTTTGCAGCGGGTCAAGCGGAAACTTGAGCGGCATCTGCAAGCGAGTGAAAGCCGGTCCTCGTAA
- the rpmG gene encoding 50S ribosomal protein L33, whose protein sequence is MAKKIVLSCSKCASRNYAVPAKADSSTRLELKKFCAHCNEHTVHKQTK, encoded by the coding sequence ATGGCTAAAAAAATCGTGTTGAGCTGCTCGAAATGTGCTTCCCGCAATTATGCGGTACCTGCGAAAGCGGATTCAAGCACACGTTTGGAACTCAAAAAATTCTGTGCTCACTGCAACGAGCATACCGTGCATAAACAAACGAAATAG
- the secE gene encoding preprotein translocase subunit SecE, with translation MGNIGDFFKNVVSEMRKVSWPKRKELTRYTIVVLSTVIFMALFFALIDTGISELFRWFLAL, from the coding sequence ATGGGTAACATTGGCGATTTCTTTAAAAATGTCGTTTCGGAAATGAGAAAAGTCAGCTGGCCAAAACGCAAGGAATTGACGCGCTATACAATCGTCGTCCTGTCAACGGTCATTTTCATGGCTCTTTTCTTCGCATTGATCGATACCGGCATATCGGAATTATTCCGTTGGTTCCTGGCACTGTAA
- the nusG gene encoding transcription termination/antitermination protein NusG, with protein sequence MEKNWYVVHTYSGYENKVKANLEKRVETMGMEDLIFRVIIPEEQETDFKDGKKRTVMRKTFPGYVLVELVMTDESWYVVRNTPGVTGFIGSSGGGAKPTPLLEEEVDFILKQMGMTERKVDIDFAVADTVEVMEGPFANFQGKVEEIDDTKGKVKVSIDIFGRETKMELDFEQVQKV encoded by the coding sequence ATGGAGAAAAATTGGTATGTAGTCCATACGTATTCCGGTTACGAAAACAAGGTGAAAGCGAACCTGGAAAAGCGCGTAGAAACAATGGGGATGGAAGATTTGATCTTCCGCGTCATCATCCCTGAAGAACAGGAAACAGATTTCAAAGACGGCAAAAAACGCACAGTGATGCGCAAAACCTTCCCAGGTTACGTGTTAGTCGAATTGGTCATGACGGATGAGTCCTGGTATGTCGTCCGCAATACGCCGGGTGTGACCGGCTTTATCGGTTCGTCAGGCGGGGGAGCGAAACCGACACCGCTTCTTGAAGAAGAAGTTGATTTCATCCTCAAGCAGATGGGCATGACCGAACGCAAAGTGGATATCGATTTTGCAGTCGCGGATACAGTCGAAGTCATGGAAGGGCCATTCGCCAACTTCCAAGGTAAAGTCGAAGAAATCGACGATACCAAAGGCAAAGTCAAAGTGTCGATCGACATTTTCGGGCGCGAAACGAAAATGGAACTCGATTTCGAGCAGGTCCAAAAAGTATAA
- the rplK gene encoding 50S ribosomal protein L11, which yields MAKKVVKVVKLQIPAAKANPAPPVGPALGQAGVNIMGFCKEFNARTAEQAGLIIPVEISVFEDRSFTFITKTPPAAVLLKKAAGIESGSGEPNRNKVATVKRDQVREIAETKMPDLNAASVEAAMLMVEGTARSMGITIED from the coding sequence GTGGCTAAAAAAGTAGTTAAAGTCGTAAAATTGCAGATCCCTGCAGCAAAAGCTAACCCAGCGCCGCCAGTAGGACCAGCACTAGGTCAAGCAGGCGTCAACATCATGGGCTTCTGTAAAGAATTTAACGCGCGTACTGCTGAACAAGCAGGACTTATTATTCCGGTTGAGATTTCGGTATTTGAAGACCGTTCATTTACTTTCATTACGAAAACTCCGCCAGCTGCAGTTCTATTGAAGAAAGCAGCGGGTATTGAATCAGGTTCAGGCGAACCGAACCGCAATAAAGTAGCGACTGTGAAACGCGACCAAGTTCGCGAAATCGCAGAAACTAAAATGCCAGATCTAAATGCCGCTTCAGTTGAAGCTGCAATGTTGATGGTTGAAGGTACTGCTCGCAGCATGGGCATTACAATCGAAGACTAA